TAGGAGGGGTTAATAATAGAGATGTAATATGTTCGTTGACTATATCTGTAAAGTCAACAGAATCTCCCAAAAGAATTGCAACATTATCAGCCCTGATCAATTCTTCAATATCCAAGTAATTGAGCGCTACATAAAAAATTTCTGGACTTTTTTCAAAAATTATTAGCTTATAAAAAGGCAGACCTCGTCTCAAAACTTCCTTTGGGAGATAACCCAATCCAAAACCAATAAGAAACCTTAGTTCCCCAGGACACAATTCCATTGTATCAACAATATTTTTAGCTTCCAATTCAGGGTCATCTGGTGAATGAAGCCAAATGCTGTTATTAGGTTGCAATATTTTAGCAACAGGTTTTCCCGTTGCGGACAATGCCATCTCAATTCTTAATGCATCGTCTACAAATCGTTGCTCAATAAATTTTTTTATCATTTTAAAAAGTAATGGCCTTTTATCTTGACATGCCTTAATATTTTTCTCCCAATATGGACCTTTATTGATCATTTATATTTCCTCTAATATTATACATTATGAAAATTAGCCTTTTGCTATCCATTTTTTAATGGAGAACTAACTTTTTTAGGTTTAATACTTGATAGTACATCAAACATTTATTTTAAAAAGCTGTTAGCCATACTCACCACCAATATCATCTAGGAAAAACATAATAATACATTCATAATTTATATCCTCAGAATAAATCATCAACCTCTAGATAACTTATCTACTTAAACTCATAATATTTCAAAATCATATCTTGCTCTAATTCTATAGGACTTAATAGATATCTTTAACGATACTGGTATTCTAAATGACAATATTCTATAACACAACGTGCAAGTTTGTAATCTTTTTCAGTATCTATATCGATGACAATCTTGTCATGCAGCCAGGGTTTGATGTAGGTACCGCCCCAAGTTCTGTACATCTGAGGGAATCCTTTGTTATCACGATTTGCACGTTCCATACTTTCCACAAAAAAATCTGCTCTGGTAAGGCATGTATGACCATCATGGATCATATATTGGTCTAGATCCTGCCGCCTAAAAGCCTCCTCTCTCCACACAGGAAGCCTTTTTTCTGTAAGCTTCACCATCCACGCTGGATTATATTTCTCTACCCTTTGAAAGGTCAAAACTCCCTTGAATTCAGTATTCTCTTCGAGAAAAAAAAGTGGTTCCATAATAAGTTCATTATACCTTATAGGTATGTTCCCGTATAATAGCGAAATATAATCATAGGCTCCTACCCCCATTCGTTTAAGTGCATCCAAGACTACCTCATCAATAGGAGCAGTATCGCTTGCCAGATCCTTGTCTCGTTCAATAAAGAGTGCTCCATATCTTTTGGCAATTTCCTTGAGTTCAATGATATCACTTGAAACAACTACTGTATGATCAACACCATGAAATCTTATAGATGTTGCCCAGCAAATCACATGCTCCACTACCGGCATACCTGCTATTGGCAGCATACACTTTGACGGAAGGCCCTTGCTCCCCTTTCTGGCTACAATTACAGATAACATTCGGATATCTTTCATATTTTTCCTTTCAAAAGAGATCTATTGCCCCGTGCTGTGCCCTATGTACCCTGTCTTCTGGCGACAGTTGAAAGTATTCTTCTGCCAGATCTCCATACAGGGCCCTGATCCTCTTCTCCATTTCCTCCTGCGATAATGGTTCATAATGTTTGTCTACTTCCTCCACCATCTCGTGCCATTTATTTTTTAGTTCTTCATCTGAAAAACTATCAGTTAAATTAATAACAAAATCTCTGGCGTCCCCGAGTTTCATTACAAAATCGTGGAGTCCCTTCCTGGTGATCCTTCCTGTTTCAAGAGCGAATTCAAATAGTTCTGTACCGGGGTAAGGAGTAGCAAACATAAGGGATCTGAGATGAAGATTATTGCGTTTGCAAAACTCCACGGTCTCTTTGCAGCTTTCAGCATCTTCTCCTGGCATTCCAAGAATAAATGATACAGGTACAGGGAGTCCGTATTTTCTGTTGAGCTGTACTGCGCGCTCCATTTGTTCTATAGTAATTGCCTTTCGCATACTTTTAAGCATTCTTGGAGAACCAGATTCAAATCCATAAGAAACGGAGCAACAACCGGATTCCCTAACAGTCTTTATTATTTCCTCGTCAACAAGATTAGCTCTTCCCGTACAGGACCACCTTATATCTGGGAAATGCCTGTTCCTTGTCTCACAGAACTCAAACAGTCTTGCTTTTATGGCCATGAATTCATCATCCTGAAAGGATACGAATTGAACTCCATACTTCCTCTTTAAGTACATAATTACGTCTTTAATAAACTCAACAGAGTGTCCTCTAAACCTTCTTCCCCAGGGCTGATAACAAAATGTGCAGTGAAATGGACATCCACGGCTTGAAATAAAATCTATGTCCCTTCCAAAGCCGATTATGTGGTTTTTAAGGTATATCTCCATAGGTAAAAGATCATATGCTGGCATGTCACTTTCTATATCAAGATCCTGAATCAACGGCCTTGATGCTGTTTTAACCAACCTTCCATCCCTGGCTTTGAATGTAATTCCTTTAACATTAGAAAGATCTGCTTCAATATCGTCTTTCAATAGCTCCACCAACTCCACTACAGTATGTTCACCCTCGCCGTTACAAACTATATCTACATTGGAATGTTGTAACAAAAGCTCTGGCACAGACATTGCCGCACTTCCACCAGCCAATATAATGGCCCTTGGATTTATGGCTTTAATGATATTAGATAATCTTATCAAACGGTTATAGACTGGAATAAGTCCACCTGTAATGACTAAATCGAACTCAAGACTGCGAAGTAATGAGACAAGCTCATTTTCCGTAAATCTATGTGCATTCCAATCAATGAAATGGATAGTTAAGTCCCTAAACCTTTTGCGTATGATATTGGCAATTATAGCAAGGCCATGAGGGATGTGCCTTGGTTTGTCTCTTGTTCTTATAGGAGGATTTATTAATACTATTTTCATATCTTATTTAAATCATAAAAATTCTTCTTCAAAATACCATTTAATGGGTACTCTTTTAAAATTTTCATTATCCTAGCTGATGTATTGCCATCCCCATAAGGATTCTCAACTCTATTTAATACGGCCTTGAATTCATTAGAAAACACCTTGACAATCGCGTCTTTAATGGATCCCTTCATGGGTCGGCAATCAATAACACTTTCAGCCTTTATTCGCCCCTTCTGCCTGTTGCCTATGTTAATGGTAGCGGTTCTAAGGGAAGGAGCCTCTATTATGCCGCTTGATGAATTACCAACTACTGCATCAACATGCTTAAGTGTTGAAAGATATAATAACTGACCAAGATTTGCGAAAAAGACAGCTCTATTACTATATTTAAAGCAGAAATCCCGTATCATGGCGTTGATTGCCATTCCATCATGATCTGCGTTGGCGGCAGTAAAGATGATGCCAAGTTCAGGCAGTTCTTCCAGAGCTCCCAGGAGTTCACGAACATACTGTGTTGATTTTCCAGGCTCCAGGGTTACTGGATGAAACGTGACAAGTACGTTTTTGTCTCGAAAACTCCAGCCAAGCTCTTTTTCGATCTGAGAACGGGACAAAAGATTGAGCCTGTTCAAATTATCAAGCCCAAGGGCTCCCACATTAAAGACCCTACTGGGATCTTCGCCGAGCTGAATGACTCTTCTCCTATAAGACTCAGTCGAAGTAAAATGCAGATGACTCATTTTTGTAATTGAATGCCGGATTGCATCATCTATTGCTCCTTCGGTCAATTCTCCTCCATGAATATGAGCAATAGGTATATTCAAACACATTGCTGATGTTGCAGCAGCAAATGTCTCAAATCTGTCCCCAAGAAGAACTATTATGTCTGGATCTAGATCAACTAATGCATCAGCAAGGCCCATGATTCCAACTCCAATTGATTTAGCAACACCAACACCAGTATCACTGGAGAGCATCATTTCTACCTTTTTATCTATTTTAAAATCACGGCTAATCACCCTATATGTAAGGCCAAATTCCGGAGAAAGATGCATTCCAGTTACCACCAGTTGTAACTGGAGAGAAGCGTCCGACTCTATCTCTCTTAACAGCCAATAAAGAAGACCATATTCTGCCCTAGAACCTGTAATCACACATATTTTTCGTTTCATATTCCATCATTAATCAATGCCCTTAATGCCAATTATCTTGATTAAGGCCTCCTGGTAGTCCTTCCACTGGCCAATATCGAACCAGCTTCCGCTAGCGGGAAAAACGCCAACACTTCCATTGTATTGCCTTTGGACCCTAGTAATAAGCTCTGGCATCTCAATGGCCTGACCATCTTGAATGAAGTCAAGCACTTCTGGCTCCAAAATGTAAACTCCTGCGCTGATCAAATAGGTCATTTCTGGTTTTTCATTTATATGTTTTAGTACTCCATTACTGATCTCAAGCACTCCATATGGTATCTGCATGTGCTTGGGGACAGCTATTATTGTCATGATATTTCCTTTTCTTTTGTGATGTTCCACTATCTCAGAAAAATCTTCTTCAAGAACCACGTCACAATTCGTCACTACAAAGGTCTTATCAAGTTCTTTGCGCAATAACTGAAGTGGTCCAGCAGTGCCAAGGGGATTATCTTCCTCCACAAATCCAACGTCATAGTCTTTGTTAATACCTGCAAAATAGTTTTTTATTGTATTTTTTTTATAATTAAGCGTTACCCAAAATTCTTTAAAACCATGTTGTGCAAAATTGTCCATAATCCATTCTATCATGGGGCGATCACCAAAGGGTATGAGCGGTTTAGGAAGAATTTTGGTAAATGGATCGAGCCTCGTTCCCTTGCCTCCTGCCATAATGACAACTGGCTCTTGTCTGACTGGGACTTCAACAGGCTCATCAATAAGGAAATCCTGCCAAGTTATTACATCTACGATCTGCCTTGTTTTATCCAATACTGGGATATACCGAATATTCTCCTGTTTCATGAGTCCAAGAGCCTCTTTTTTTTTCACAGGTTCAATACATGCCACTGGATCAGAAGTCATAATCTCCTCT
The DNA window shown above is from Dissulfuribacter thermophilus and carries:
- a CDS encoding cytidylyltransferase domain-containing protein, which produces MKDIRMLSVIVARKGSKGLPSKCMLPIAGMPVVEHVICWATSIRFHGVDHTVVVSSDIIELKEIAKRYGALFIERDKDLASDTAPIDEVVLDALKRMGVGAYDYISLLYGNIPIRYNELIMEPLFFLEENTEFKGVLTFQRVEKYNPAWMVKLTEKRLPVWREEAFRRQDLDQYMIHDGHTCLTRADFFVESMERANRDNKGFPQMYRTWGGTYIKPWLHDKIVIDIDTEKDYKLARCVIEYCHLEYQYR
- a CDS encoding B12-binding domain-containing radical SAM protein, which encodes MKIVLINPPIRTRDKPRHIPHGLAIIANIIRKRFRDLTIHFIDWNAHRFTENELVSLLRSLEFDLVITGGLIPVYNRLIRLSNIIKAINPRAIILAGGSAAMSVPELLLQHSNVDIVCNGEGEHTVVELVELLKDDIEADLSNVKGITFKARDGRLVKTASRPLIQDLDIESDMPAYDLLPMEIYLKNHIIGFGRDIDFISSRGCPFHCTFCYQPWGRRFRGHSVEFIKDVIMYLKRKYGVQFVSFQDDEFMAIKARLFEFCETRNRHFPDIRWSCTGRANLVDEEIIKTVRESGCCSVSYGFESGSPRMLKSMRKAITIEQMERAVQLNRKYGLPVPVSFILGMPGEDAESCKETVEFCKRNNLHLRSLMFATPYPGTELFEFALETGRITRKGLHDFVMKLGDARDFVINLTDSFSDEELKNKWHEMVEEVDKHYEPLSQEEMEKRIRALYGDLAEEYFQLSPEDRVHRAQHGAIDLF
- the neuC gene encoding UDP-N-acetylglucosamine 2-epimerase; its protein translation is MKRKICVITGSRAEYGLLYWLLREIESDASLQLQLVVTGMHLSPEFGLTYRVISRDFKIDKKVEMMLSSDTGVGVAKSIGVGIMGLADALVDLDPDIIVLLGDRFETFAAATSAMCLNIPIAHIHGGELTEGAIDDAIRHSITKMSHLHFTSTESYRRRVIQLGEDPSRVFNVGALGLDNLNRLNLLSRSQIEKELGWSFRDKNVLVTFHPVTLEPGKSTQYVRELLGALEELPELGIIFTAANADHDGMAINAMIRDFCFKYSNRAVFFANLGQLLYLSTLKHVDAVVGNSSSGIIEAPSLRTATINIGNRQKGRIKAESVIDCRPMKGSIKDAIVKVFSNEFKAVLNRVENPYGDGNTSARIMKILKEYPLNGILKKNFYDLNKI
- a CDS encoding nucleotidyltransferase family protein, whose amino-acid sequence is MTVKRPKWFKEIFISPEATIRDGMKLLNEKGHQFLLIVDGEERLLGVVSDGDIRRSIAAGMSFDVHLEEIMTSDPVACIEPVKKKEALGLMKQENIRYIPVLDKTRQIVDVITWQDFLIDEPVEVPVRQEPVVIMAGGKGTRLDPFTKILPKPLIPFGDRPMIEWIMDNFAQHGFKEFWVTLNYKKNTIKNYFAGINKDYDVGFVEEDNPLGTAGPLQLLRKELDKTFVVTNCDVVLEEDFSEIVEHHKRKGNIMTIIAVPKHMQIPYGVLEISNGVLKHINEKPEMTYLISAGVYILEPEVLDFIQDGQAIEMPELITRVQRQYNGSVGVFPASGSWFDIGQWKDYQEALIKIIGIKGID